GTCGCCCCTCGTGCAGGGGCGTGGATTGAAACTAATGTCATGATATGGGGGTTAGCAGAACCAGAACGTCGCCCCTCGTGCAGGGGCGTGGATTGAAACACGAGTTTTGTTTTTATTCCCTGACACTTGATGGGGTCGCCCCTCGTGCAGGGGCGTGGATTGAAACGGTGTACAGCTGCTCGGAGACTATGTAATCCTCGAGTCGCCCCTCGTGCAGGGGCGTGGATTGAAACGTCATAACGTCTCTAACCGTTGCGTACTTTGGCATGTCGCCCCTCGTGCAGGGGCGTGGATTGAAACGGGCGTACTGGCTCCACGTTTCCTTTGTGATCCCGTCGCCCCTCGTGCAGGGGCGTGGATTGAAACCTAGCGTATCAATATAACACAGACTAGTAGCGCGTGTCGCCCCTCGTGCAGGGGCGTGGATTGAAACTTGTTGGGCTCTATCCACCTATAGCTGATGATTAGTCGCCCCTCGTGCAGGGGCGTGGATTGAAACAGTGTCCACAACCTGCTCACCAGCATTATTTACTAGTCGCCCCTCGTGCAGGGGCGTGGATTGAAACTTGGGTTCCGCTCTCCAACAAAGGAGGGACCAGGGTCGCCCCTCGTGCAGGGGCGTGGATTGAAACTAGTTCATCGGCAGTGCTGTACTTCGCAGGTCTGGTCGCCCCTCGTGCAGGGGCGTGGATTGAAACAGGTATGCGGCGATACTATCGCCGCGTATCGCCTGTCGCCCCTCGCGCAGGGGCGTGGATTGAAACCTGCCGAGCTCAATGCTCTCATCAAATATTAAAACAAGGATTGAAACACCAGAAGCGGTAAATCAAAAGCTTTTCTTGATTTAGAACTAACTAATAGTGAAATACAGGCCCTAAAACTCCTGGGAGAAGCTATCGATACTGATAGTGGATGGACGGCAAAGCTTAAACCAGGCGTTAGGGAAAAGCTTAAAAATTTGATTGGCCAAGATAGGTTAAAATAATTTAAAGAACGATTAGGAACATTGCTGGGTGAAGGCAAAATAAAGTTTCCTGATTCATACAGTGATTGGATTTTATAATGAAGGTATTAGTCTATCATTACGGGCAAGGAGAAAAACGAATAATAGCAGAGCTTGAAATCAAGGATGGACAGCTCACAATATCGGGGGATGCCGCTGAGGGCTTGCGCGCAGATCTCGAAAAAGGAATTCTAAATTTAGCTGAGGGCAAGAAAGAGCGCGTCTATCCCGATAATCCTGAACTGCTTCTTAAGAACATGCCTTATAATTATTCTAGCAGTTATATGAGAGCTGAACTGATCACATAATTATTTCGCACGAAATAATAGAGCTTCTAGAGCCACTTTAAACGAGGTGGCGCTTTTTATTTACCAGGATATTTACCAGGAAAGCAGGTGAAAAATGGGTATAAAAATAGACAATAGCAAAGTTAGCGATAGAAGCTGGGGCGATGTTGACAAAAGTGCAATCTGGACGCGGTTAAAAAAGCTATAGCGGACTCAGAGCCCAGCGTAAATCAGGCGGTTAGGGGAGTATATGCAGCCATAAAAGCATAAATTAATACAGAGCTCACCGAAGACGATCTCTTTGGGCCACATCATGAGATAGTAGATGATACGGTAATGCTAAATAGAGGCGGAGTGGTTGCGGCAGCAAAGGCAATCACAGGGGCACGCAACAAACCGAATCTTGACTCACAGCAGCTGGCGCAAGCCAAGGCTCAGTGTTTCAATCATTAACTCCGCAGATAGGAGACTGAAAGCAATATCACCACGGGAGGCCCCGTGAGTAGGTCCTGTAAGGAGGCCTTAGCTGAATTGTATATTCCGGCCGGTTCGTCTACCGATTACGATACAATTCGGCCACAATCAGAGCGCTAGCGACGCTGATTATTGAAGCCCATATGCTGAATAATGCTGAGGATGATCTGTTTTAAGATATGTCGCTCAAACAGGCTTAACTCCATAAATTTTAATGCTTAAGATCGCATTATTGGTGATCCTTATCACCTCTTTAAGCGGCATCTTTAAATCGTTAATGATTGATTTTACTGTTGGGTCGCTTGCCATGAGCTCAACAGGGAAGGGTGTCTCGTCGATTATCATGACATCTTGGAAGCCGGCTGTTTTTACTGTCTCTATGAATGTCTCTTTTAGTAGGGCTCCGGAAATGCAACCGATATAGGCCTCGATGGATTGTGTAATTGCGCTTGGGAGTTCCTTGGATAAAACGAGGTCTGAGATCATAAATCTGCCGCCTGGTTTCAGCACTCTGAAGGCCTCTTGAAATACCTTCTCTTTGTCGGGCGAGAGATTGATAACGCAATTCGAAATAATCACGTCTATGGAGTTATCGGCAACCGGTAAGTTTTCTATCTCGCCGAGCCTGAACTCGACATTCTCATAGCTACCATTTTTAGCGTTATTTTTCGCTCTTTCGATCATTTCGGGGGTCATATCTATGCCGATAACTTTTCCCTTAGCCCCAACTTTGTTTGCGGCAAGGAAGCAATCAAGCCCTGGTCCAGAACCAAGATCGAGAACAACTTCGCCCTCTTTTAGAGATGCAAGGGCTACGGGATTGCCGCAACCAAGCCCTAGGTTTGCACCCGCAGGTACTCTATCCAACTCTTCATCGGTATAACCTATTTTTTTACTTATGGTTTTCTGAACATCAGCATCTGTCCGGAGATTGGCAGAACGACAACAGGAACTACCCTGGCCACAACAGGAACTACCCTGCTCGGCAATTTTTCCATAACCCTCTCTTACGATATTTTTTATGTCGTCAACCATTTTTACTCTCCTTTAATCTCTCCAACCTACCATTAGCCAAGCAAGTCCTTCATGGCCGGTCCCAAGATGCTCTTTACTAAGTTTGTGAGTTCTTCGGCCTTAATAAGGGTGATGCAACACATGCCGCTATCACCCTCCATGCTAACAATAGCCAGTTTATCCCCAGCTTTTATACCTACCTTTTCTCTTATCTCCTTAGGGAGTACCATTTGACCGCGTTCATCTACACTAAGAATTGCCTCAACCTTGCAACAGCTCGCTGCTTGGCTCACCGAGGTTTTAGGATGTTTATCGCCGCCTTTTCTTGCCATAATAAATATCTCCTTTTGCTGATATCAGAATAATCCATTATTCTGATTATTCTGATGTATCAGTATAATCCATAGTTTATTATATGTCAAACATTTTAACCCCATTTTAGTTACCCTACTCACCGTATTGAAAAGCAGCACAGGTATTGTGGAGCACAGATATTGTGGTTTGGCTTTATGGGCAGGAAATATTCCTGCGCTTATTATAGAACGTATAGAACGGGGAGGGTTGGCCTGG
The nucleotide sequence above comes from Bacillota bacterium. Encoded proteins:
- a CDS encoding arsenite methyltransferase, which encodes MVDDIKNIVREGYGKIAEQGSSCCGQGSSCCRSANLRTDADVQKTISKKIGYTDEELDRVPAGANLGLGCGNPVALASLKEGEVVLDLGSGPGLDCFLAANKVGAKGKVIGIDMTPEMIERAKNNAKNGSYENVEFRLGEIENLPVADNSIDVIISNCVINLSPDKEKVFQEAFRVLKPGGRFMISDLVLSKELPSAITQSIEAYIGCISGALLKETFIETVKTAGFQDVMIIDETPFPVELMASDPTVKSIINDLKMPLKEVIRITNNAILSIKIYGVKPV
- a CDS encoding AbrB/MazE/SpoVT family DNA-binding domain-containing protein; amino-acid sequence: MARKGGDKHPKTSVSQAASCCKVEAILSVDERGQMVLPKEIREKVGIKAGDKLAIVSMEGDSGMCCITLIKAEELTNLVKSILGPAMKDLLG